The sequence below is a genomic window from Etheostoma cragini isolate CJK2018 chromosome 20, CSU_Ecrag_1.0, whole genome shotgun sequence.
TGAAGACAATTTGCAATGGGTGCATGAGGAGGGTTTGTGGCATATTTTGGCCTAACAAGATCACAAcctttgaattaaaaagaaaatgcgtGAACATCAGCTAGATAATAGATCTGCCGTGTGCTCTCTGTCCTGAACAATATCCACATAAGGGTAATTGCTTTAATTGTCTGATGCTACGCCAGAAATGGATGTCAACATAGAGGGAAGCATGTGTCTTGTCTGCCAAAGCTGCCGTTCGAGATGTAGTCCACCGTGGGGCCAACAACTTCATGACCAATGCTGGACGGGATAGTCTCAAAGTCCCATTCATCATTGGGGGAAATTTGTTGCGTTAGACACTGAGAAAAGGTGAGTCTGTTCTTTGATCTCTCACAGTATTCCATTATCTCCAGTGCTGCAGAAAGTGTATACAGAGTACTTACACTTGTCTTCCAGGGTAAAAGGTCATAGGGTGGAGTAAGCTTATTCGGACAAGCTAATTTGCATGCAAAAATCAGTATGCTGAGGCAGTTAAGATGGTCCAGTGTGTGAGCGAAGCCTTTGTTAAAGTAGAGCAAATACCTTCTGGGGTGCGTTGATGACTCCGAGACTGTAGCCATACTGCAAGGACCCCAGAGCTGCTGCAAACACAGCCAGGGCTAATGTACCTGTGAGCTGCTGCAGGAGTGAAAAGTAATCATTTAGATAATGTCTgacacacatgaatgcatgcacaaacacacaatctagCATGCACACGCACTCAAGGAAGAACATGAGCCACTCAGCTGTACTAGCATGGTACACAGTCACAAATATAAGTATACACgtagaaatgtagaaaaaagaatGCTTACATGCAGAAGTTGCAAATTAATGCTTAAATGAAACCCGTTGCATGTGCTATAAATATGTTTGAACCCATTGTTGCAGATATataataaattgattaatttCAATCTCCTGAATAACAGTGCTTTAAACTTTAGAAATCTATGTCCTCAAAGGGGCAACTTGTGGTAAAGTGAATTATAACAGTGGATAATAACCATCATttagacacatttaaataacagaacagcaaagacaacaacaaaaagctcgTTATGGTCAAGTTGAGTTATTGCCATGCAAACACAGAACACAGTGACAATGGAAGAGCCGGTTCTTCCTTCAGGTCTGATTCCTAAATGTAACCCAAAGCTTCAAATATCAGCAATAAAGTGTCAAGCCACCACTTTGAAAATAGTGCTTACATGATTTAGAATGGAAAGGATAGAGTATATAACCATTTCCTGAAAAGCATGTAATGAATGTATTTGCGAAGACTTATCTTACCTTTCCCGACTCCATGATGGGTCTAAAGTGTCAGCCAGGAGGTTGGTAATGATCAGTGAAGGCTATTAGGCTCGATCACGCTGTGTCCACTCACCAATCGACaaacacgtgtacacacacacaagcagatcTACATCGAAGATAGTACTTATACACATAAATGGAGCCGAGCAGAGGTCTGTTTTTGCACCAACACGgtcacccgcacacacacacacacacaactattgGAGGGAAGCTAGAAAATGATAATCATGTTGACCAAACAGTGAGTCTAGATTCaatttttggaaaacactggCTTCAGGTGTGTGGTGTTTCTTGCTGGTACATTATGGACAATATCAAATAATATATTGTCTGTAGCAATTAATAATGGGATGCTCAGATACTGCCACTTAGTAAATGTTGCTGTGCAGTTTCAAAGTTGGCTCTCTTTTTATAGTAATATTGACATTTCGacatctaacacacacacacacacagacagagacacacacagagttaatgATATACTTGATATGGACAAAGTCTGAGGGTCGAAACTGATAAAATGTGCACACTTAACAAAAATAGACAccaacacatccacacacaaaaaaaacacataactcCAGAAGCATAATGctctagtttaatttatttctctcttacAGCATctcttttacaaaacaaataaatcccAAAACAGGACATTAGTAATGCTCTTCCAAAATAAAGATAGCaagaaataaacagaataaaGAATACAGTGGTTTTGTCTTTGAAAGGAGAGTCCTCAGTGTAATGACCATCAGCCTTTTCCAATGGTAAGAGTGAATTCCGTGGTAGACAAACATAATAGTTATAATTATAATGCCCCATTCACACTTTGCTCATTAAtcatacacacagatgcatgcgtgcacacacaagGAAGACAGTGGTTTTCTTCAGCTCGGCTCTTATTGCTAAAACGTTAGCCTGCTGCCTCTAACAGAGATTGGTGAACCTCACTTGCAGCTGCACAGGAGCAGCTACTGTGTGGATGTGAAAAATCTCCTGTTTTGAAAactgcatattaaaaaaaagatgtatgttGATAATTACATCATTTGGGAATGTGTCCATTTTTTGTGTCAACTTAACGTTTGTTAACCACAGGCCAGCATGGCAGGTCTAACCCGCTGTATACccaccagaaaaaaaagacccaCCTGCATTACAGTGCTCTCCAATGTGGATGAGTATGCATGAACTAGTCCACCCTCAATAGTGTTATAAATtgaatacagtatgtattaatGATTGACCTGTActaagcatttaaaaagaaattgcatggTTTTATCATACCATACTCTGTtactcattaaaataaaaaacaaacaaaacaagtcttAAATGTGTCAATGTGCATCTCCGTtagaagagacaaaaatatcatcagtaatgtgttaaatttaacaataacacacacaaaaaccagtGTAAATTAACCGCATAGGCATTTCTTAACTATAGCGTGAGCGAGAATCTTTTGgcttccatttttgtttttgcttacaTCATGCTAGGACCAGTACAAACAGTTAGGAGCCACAACCAGAAGAACCAATCAGGGAGGAGAAGGATTCAAAAGGACAGCTTTTTAACAATTAGTGCTATCCCATGCACACAGTATTTGGGATCGTAGCTCATATCCTGTTGAGGTTGTGTTCAGGATAAGAATCTAAATATTCCCCACAGCGGCAAGGTTGCATTTGTGAATCGCCACTACTTTGttaaagaaacagagaaagaaaagaacactCCCAACAAATCAACAACTAATATTGCCTATCTTTAAATGCTCAGTGTTCAGACACGTCAACTCATAAACTTCACACTAAGAAGATAACATCATAAATCTGCATTTAAACAAACTCAGTGTGGCTTTGATCGCATTCAGGTAAAGGTTCACGCACAGACTAAATTACTCTTTTTTCTGGCCATTGATTTCAATGTCCTACTTTGATTTAAACTTTTGATTTGAATGGTAATCATTTCAACATCAAGctcgcacgcacgcgcacacacacacacacacgcatacacacacacttcagagaCACAGATGTGCTGTACATTTTGTCACAAAGACTGACTCAGccacagaaaaagagaagaacaaaagTATAAAGAATGAACGCTCTCATAGTTCATTCAATACTACAGTATACGTGATGCAGCACCGTCAGAGTTTAAAGACGTAAAAGAGTGTGAATAGGGAGATGATTGggatgatgatggggggggatgacagaaggagggaaagaggatGAACTAGTGACTTAATTTTAAAGGGACGACACAGACATCATCTTTGCATACTGTGACAACCCGACTACGACAGCAGATTGTCTCATCGCATCTCTATTAGCGAAATGCGATCGAACACTAAATCACAGTTCAGTTTACTCATGGCCCCGAAAAGATggtgagggggaggaggaggaggaggggaggaggaggggagtgacagaggagaaagaaaatcaatcaGGCTGTCTGCTTTCACCGCCGACATCCGGAGCAAGTTTGTCATCCCCCGGGTGCCCTCATATTCAGaagtatttatttgaatttatattGAATCTTATTCTTCCATTCCTCCGACCTCTGAGGTGTACGTTCTCCGGGAATGAGCCCACACATGGCAGATAGGAAGTGGGGAAAATAGAGAAATTGGGTGTAAAACAATTGACTCACTTGACTACATCTACCAGGAAGGAGGGAAGGTATCGAGGAtaaagaggggagggagagaaagaagcgGGTGTAAAGTGTATTACTACAACTGTTGAACACTTGAATGCACTGGTCTGtaaggagagaggagacaaaCTGAGCGGGTAAACAGCTACAGACAGGGACAGAAGAAGGGAATGTTCATCGTCAGTGGCACCAGTTTGTCAGTCAGTTGAGTAACGATGGCTTCTTCATGACCCAACAACGTGATCTAGGGGAAAATATCTCTTCATTCAGAACaggtctttgttgtttttatctacgatagcttcttttttgttttttcttcttcctctacaTGTTTTTAGTCTCTCCTGTAAAAGAGTTAACTCGTGGCCTCTCGGTCAATCTGGAGTGTTTGTCAGATGTGGCGTAGACCAAGGTTAGTCGCCGGGCGGGCCAATGGGAGAGCGAGGCAGAGTGGACAGTGGGAAGAGCCATCACCAGTTCATCATAGAGTTTCTGTTGAGGGTCATGAAGAAAACTTGGCTGCTACCTCCCGAACGCACTGATGCAAAGAATacctacacacagagagacagagacagagagagagagagagagagagagagagagagagagagacagagacagagagagagagagagagagagagagagagagagagagagagagagagagagagagagagagagagagagagagagacagagagaatatTAGACATTGTGTTATCTGTAATAAATTAAGGCTATCATGTTCATGCATCTCAATTTATAAGTGCTTCGTGAGAGTCAGCTTTTACTGACACTGCGGATGTGCCCTTCCGGTGTGAtctattttgttgcatttaaagcatttatttttgtttctgtgcttacATCTGGTGTCATATTTGGTGttgtatgtaataataataacaataataatctttatttgtagagcacttttcaaaacatgttacaaagtgctttaacaagtgTAAAGACAATAATATCTAAgacacaataatacaaaaagacaaaagcatgaACACATTGAAAGACTAAACTACAGCTAAATATAaaatttttcaaataaaaataaataaaaagggatacAATAAAGTCAAATAAGATCGGGAAAGGCTCTCATACAAAAGTATGTTTTAAGAAGAGACTTAAAAGAGTTCACTGACTCAGCTGACCTGATTTCCTCGGGCAGGCTGTTCCAGAGCCTTTAATATACTCCCCattaaaaacttaaacttaaTGGACAGCTCCTCCTACTTTATCTGAACTTGAAAATGTGTAACCTGACATGTTAttaaaagtttactttttggTTCCAAGGGACTTGTGAGGGTGTGAGATCTAGGCAAATCATACCTTCTTGCGTTTATGcactttattaatattttgtgacacatacagtacatgctctTATCAAGAGCACTCCACTGGAGACAGCAGGACCAGGTCAAGTATTGTTCTAAATGTTGATGTTATTGTACTCCAATCCTTTATAAGCAACAGATAAGAGAACTCAgggagtgtatgtgtgtgtatctgttttaaattttattttgttaccttGTCATTCCTCTCACAAAGGAATTTGAGTCTCTGGGCTCTCTTATGCATAAAGACTCCATCCAGATGACCCGTCTCCACAGAGCGGATCTCTATGGCTTTCTCACCCCAGCCCATAATCTGATTCGAGTGGATATAGGCTGGAAAAGAGAAATCACAagagaatgaaataaaataaataaatgcatctaTTTCTATATCACTGAGTTTACAACTCAATGATATATAACATACCATTAGAACAAACCATAAACCAATGCAGAATCCAGATTCATTAGCAATAGCCTAGTGGATGCTTTAAAAGTGTTAAACCACTGGCTGCCACATGATGGCAGTAAAATACTTTACTATGGAAAGAGTGCTCATACATACAGCACATGCCTGTACACATCACTTTGTTGGACTTTCAAGCTCTTGGTTGCTCCATCTCGCTTTCTTTCCATGTGTTTTACACCCTCACTTTCCCTTGTACATTGACTATTGATCATCAATAAGCtctatacatgttttttttttttttaatctttctcaAATCTTTACCCTCGCTCCCCCGTCTTTCCTTATCCTTGCTCCATCTAAGCAGCTCTGGAGGCCTTTATGTGAAGGCCGATGTTGTAAACTGATTTCCAAATGCAATTAAACCTCCAATGAACCCCCATAAGATCAGTTACCAGAGAATTCCCTACACTTTTCCTCTGcattgcaacacacacacacacacacaatagcatATTCCACTGTAGttatttaaaccttttaaatctTTGAACTGAGTTTATGTTTTAATGACTCCAGTGTACAAATCCATTTAAACCCAATAAACAGAAACAGTCGTGTAAGTGGGACGTACCAACAGAGGTAGGCATCTCTCCCCACTGTAGCACCACGTCCTTGGTGATTCGCCCGTATGTGTTGACGTAGACGCCCTCGTCTTCGTAACACAGCAGCATCTCCATCCCATCAGTCTTGGGGAGCACCACGATGGCATGGGGCGTCACCTGGCTCTGGATCTatcgcaaacacacacgcgtGAGGCTTTTTATTATATCTGTCAAATGTAATTATAATCTACAGTAGATTAACATAGTACAGAGGTTTCATCATGGGCATGTAATGCAATAGACTTTAGCTGTTTCTggcttttcttttgttgctggACCGACTGGCATACTTTAATCCTCTAAAGAGCAATTTTGTGGACATTGACAAGGCTGCCAAATTTCAGGGGCGTCAGGGCATCAAGAGGTTCCGACTTTGGCTTGTTGTCTGAGAAGCCTTGTTCTGTATTATAAGAGAAGGGACAAACTATTCCACTTTCCTTTGACCTTACTTAAGAGAAACAGTATCAGGAGAGTTGGGAACAgtaccacacacagacatgagacaCTTGAATCTGTGCACTTTACCCAAAGTGTACCCCAGAGAATATACCCCATTATTTGTGCCAGGACAACAGGCTCTCCGGAGGTGTGACTCAAAACAACACTTCAGGAGCACAACAACAGATCATATCGGTAAAATGAGTGAGTGATAACGGGATGAAAAAAACTCATCTGAGCCCACGGGAAACTGCATGTACACtggacctttttaaaaagagaacGCACATGGTGCCATTCTGCTTACTCTGACCACATTAAGGAAGCAACTTACACATTGTATCGAGATGTAAACCTCAGAACTGGAACCTAACAAGACCACCCGGAGTACATTGTACTGTGGTGTTGTTGATTGGTAAATCAAATGCAGTTTTTGGAATATTGCATTGAATGAAATTGCAGGTCAAATGAAAGTAATGCTAATGAATCTAATGAATATTTGTGGAATTAggattaataattattaattcaGCATTTTTGTGTTGGGACTCCAGCATGCTTTAACATTTCACTggtagtatagtagtatagaTCTTTTCACAACCTTTCGATGTCTCCTGTGGGTAAGATGAATTTGTTCATGCAACCGGTTTCTACCCTAAATCGTCCATTAATCTCTACTCTAATGAAGTGTACTGCACATAGACACACGTAGCACATCTGTGTATCAACTATGGGGTTCTACTAAAGATCTATTGAGCTAGTCTAAAGGGAGGATGGCAGGATGTCACCTTCATCTGTTTGGCACACTGGAAGAGAAGTTGgcagggaaggagagaaaagggaagcATGGATTAAAGGCAAAAATCGCAAAAAAGACAAGTACCTCAAGTGGAATATTCTGTAGTAATAATAGCCTGTAATAGTCTTGTGGGGCCCTCACTGTAAAGCGTGGGCTCAATTGAACACTGTCTACAATTGCATATTCTAACATCTGTATTCAGTGGGTTTATATTTATTGAAATGTCGCCACTAAATCAAGAGATTGACTGAACTGTGCTTGAACTTGATTCGGATAAGAGCATGCGATTAGTTAAGCCACCGCGGACCAAACTAATCTGCATGCAAGTATCAAAACTGATTTACATTCAAGCACGCACATGGACATCTACTGATGGTGTACCTAGCTTCCATGAGTGAATGAGTGACTAGAATTTATAACCGAATGCATACtgccaatgaaaaaaaacaagtatgcTAAAAGAATACAAGAATACAAGGACTACTTACTACTACTTACATTCCTGTAAAAGCTTAGTAATTTGAGCTTCATGCTGTGTACTTAACAGCTTAATGCATCATATTTAGCAACAAAGGTATCTGATAAACCAATCGAGCACCCACATCCATCTTTTACTTGCACGACAGTAAATCAATCAAAGAGGTAACGTGTCaggaaaaagtaattgtatttcTAGAAGCCGATCCTCgtgggacagtgtgtgtgtcagtgttcaCCTTGGCACAGGAGGACATCAGCAGGTAATACAGTGAGAATGGTTGAAAAAATACTGGTATCCTTCAGGGccattcatttgtgtgtgtgtgtcttgacaGAGCGTTATTCAGAAAACACGTTTATTTAAGATATACACTCAGCACTTACATGCGAAGGGATGTAGATGTCGTAAGGGTTGCCCGAGTCCACGTCGATGACATGGAAGCCAACGCTGGAGCCATAGATGACCTTTAACCTCTGCCCTTCCTCCACCGTCAGGTCAACCAGCTGGGGACGATGCTGCAACTCCGTGAATGACTGaaaaagagaggggaagagatagacagacaaagagaaaaagtagGAAAACGTGAGATCCAGTGAAAGTGTAtctatacatgtatatacatgtatgccagaccttcctccacagatgtgcggaggagggtctggctggtccacacagcggGCACTGGTTTCTGCTAAGCACCgcacagagccacggtgccgctgcaaaatagccttgggaaggagcttgttttggtggaacaggtacgttcaaaagttgttttttgcaaaaattCACATTGGaaagatagtccagctagctgtcgcAAAGCTGTCTCAATttcccctgcagagatctgtggagcaggtaaccatagtcctcagaaatccaccggagtttaaaattacaacacaaagaaagcggaaggtcaGTGTTagattgtgtgagagattataaAAGAgagtgtgaatgactgctccaagtgagaatgttacgtgtgaaaacactacagtaggccatataccaatgttgttttctgatCCACATTTTCCATGTTGATCAGAGcataaagatttgaaaaaaataattggatgaaaaaaaaaagggatttttcgaatagataaaaatgtgcgattaattgcgacTTAACTAcaacattaatgcgattaatcgcaattaaatattttaatggtttGACAGCACTTATTCTGAGTGATGACAACTGTTGGCATGTCCACAGGACGCAAGCCTTCTGTAATTGCACGGCCCACACCCCTCTTCAACGCAtctgctagtagccaaggagtacgcggagcattaaaaaaaaacacgatggactcttcagaagaggtcattaaaAGTCACCGGACTACATCGTTTTATAAacatagccatgctgagaaatacataGAGAGGTTtctggagctgatagtcttcatTGGCTTTGTATAGACTCTTTTGGCAGTGGCTTGAATGTTTTGGACGTCCATTGATATAAAATAGTTGCGCATGTTTGTGCTTGTGTACCTTAAAGGCCATGAACTTGTGGTAGGGTTTGGGAGCCCAGGCATAGATTTCCACAGAGTTCTTCAGAGCAATCACCAGGAACTTAATCCTCTCATATTTGACTGGAAACAGGACAAAGACACTTACACAGTGA
It includes:
- the LOC117936007 gene encoding traf2 and NCK-interacting protein kinase-like, yielding MFANELLRQEQARLNEARKISVVNVNPTNIRPHSDTPEIRKYKKRFNSEILCAALWGVNLLVGTENGLMLLDRSGQGKVYNLITRRRFLQMDVLEGLNVLVTISGKKNKLRVYYLSWLRNRILHNDPEVEKKQGWITVGELEGCVHYKVVKYERIKFLVIALKNSVEIYAWAPKPYHKFMAFKSFTELQHRPQLVDLTVEEGQRLKVIYGSSVGFHVIDVDSGNPYDIYIPSHCAKQMKIQSQVTPHAIVVLPKTDGMEMLLCYEDEGVYVNTYGRITKDVVLQWGEMPTSVAYIHSNQIMGWGEKAIEIRSVETGHLDGVFMHKRAQRLKFLCERNDKVFFASVRSGGSSQVFFMTLNRNSMMNW